The DNA region TCACTCTCCCACTGTCATTTTCCTGGACATCTCCTACTTAGAACTCAATGGTACTCTCTCTCCTCAAATCGGTTTACTTACAAACCTGCAAAACCTATCTCTCCATGATAACTATTTTTATGGGCATGTCCcgtcttctctttctctccttacAAAATTCCAATATTTTTATGGGCGTGATAACTATTTTAGTGGTCCACTCCCTTTATTTGTTAATATGTCGGAGCTTCGGTGCCTTTGTCTTACTactaggggtgtcaaacaggtcgtgTGGGGtcgttttcaggttcgggtcatatataaatgggtcattagacccttgacctgaacctgacccatttaattaaatgggtccaaaattgaaaccccgacatGATTTGTAGCAGGTtgggtcaacctgctaatgacccatttaacctgctttttttcAGGTTAttgaacccatatatttcaggtcatttgacccatttgacccatatattatattcacatttcataataaaattaaacatgctTCAAAGTTCTTAAAAGTCTTCAAAAGTcaacaaataagcaaaatagCACAACAAATTGTTAAGTTGACAAGCCAAAACCAAAAGTATCATAATTTGTTTCTAGTTTCTATAAATCATCATAATCTAAAATATGGTCGCTGAGGAAGATGCTTTTGAGCTGAATTCTTGTTGATCGAAACTTTGACATGGACTTGGACTTGAACTAGGGTAAGAtatgtcttcttcttctacaACTTTAATCTTCATTACTATCCCACAAAGCTCATCTAATTGTGATTCcatttttcttcattaataaacaaaaatataagttatcaaacaaacaaaaatattaacacTAATAAAAGCAACCAAAACCAATATTAACTTAGACATATAGTATATAGAAAATTATCTCCTTCAAATGTCCAATCCTTTAGACAAACAATAGCTTGGACAATATTTGGCTTCAAAGCACTTCGATAGCAATCAATTACCCGACCACCAATGCTAAAGGCAGATTCGGAAGCCACGGTAGATATAGGAATGACAAGAATATCTCTAGCCATTAAAGGAAGTACCGGATAACGAGATACATTTGCCTTCCAATGCGCAAGAATATCAAGATTAATTGAACGAGGCACTTGTTGCTCTTCAAAATACATCTCCAAATCAGAATTCATACTCACAGTACTATGCTCATTAGAGAAACTATCAAAGTCctataaaacaatcatttacatcaaaatctttaaaaggtaaagaaacaaacaacaacttatataattatggaaaaaaaatcagaaacttaCGGTCATAAACTCATCGGTAGTATCTTCAATATTTCCAACATGTAAACTTCCATATTTTTGTCTTGGAGAAGTTGCAGATAGTTTAAGAGCATAGATATTATAAATTTCTTGTGTTTTCTCCCTCACCTTAGCCACTTCTTCCTCATAATCAACACCATCTCCATAAACTTTTTTAAAGTTCCATTGAACAAATTGAAGCTTAAACCTAGGATCTAACACAATAGCGACTGCCATAATAATGCTAAAATCACTCCAATATTTCCCAAATTTTTCATACATCTTACAagccattttcttcataaaaccaTCCGTACTCTCCATCTCACTTTTTAAAAGCAATCTTACCCTCAACACATTAGGAAGGCGCACAGAAGAGGAATGAGGAAGGCGCTCAGAGAAGACTAAAGAGGAATGAGGAAGGTGCAGAGAACACTGAAGAGTGAAGAGGAATGACTGGGAagacgaaataattttagggtttatgattttcaatttttcattatttccaTCATTCCATCCCCATTTTGCAGGCCCAACTCCCAAGTGGCCCAATAACGTGTCATCTAGTATAATGGGTTAATATTAgataatatgggtcgacctgacctgactgacccatttaataaatgggttaaacagatttttttcgggtttaaatattcaacctgaacctaacccattaaataaacagatcaggtcaggttgacccaattaattaattgggtcaaaaatctaaacccaaacccgctaatttcgggtcggtttcagatcaggttaacAGGTCGGGTCAAATTTTGCCAGCCCTATACTACGAACGAGTTTCTGGTACAATATCGCCAGAGTTTAGTAAACTTCAAAAGCTTCAAGTTTTGGATCTTTCTGACAACTATCTTTCGGGATTACTTCCTT from Amaranthus tricolor cultivar Red isolate AtriRed21 chromosome 3, ASM2621246v1, whole genome shotgun sequence includes:
- the LOC130807727 gene encoding leucine-rich repeat receptor-like serine/threonine-protein kinase BAM1, whose protein sequence is MRILVFFLFIHCLNIIFVNGRILSEQEALLAIKSAIKDDPHKSLSSWKNTTHYCNWSFATCSSSSHSPTVIFLDISYLELNGTLSPQIGLLTNLQNLSLHDNYFYGHVPSSLSLLTKFQYFYGRDNYFSGPLPLFVNMSELRCLCLTTRGVKQVVWGRFQVI